In Fluviispira sanaruensis, a genomic segment contains:
- a CDS encoding Hsp20/alpha crystallin family protein → MSILQPFKKQNQLTNRPENDLFYSLQTDVNRLFNSFFNDFEIDLPSQKSKNLWAPRIDMRESAHSFIITADLPGIKKEDINVNIHDNILTIKGERKSETHNESDKHYISERYHGQFERSFSLPQRSIDKEKISAEMKNGELTINIAKIPEAQKEVRKIEIR, encoded by the coding sequence ATGTCAATTTTACAGCCATTTAAAAAACAAAATCAGCTCACAAATCGTCCTGAAAATGATTTGTTTTATTCTCTGCAAACCGATGTGAATCGCTTATTTAACAGTTTCTTCAATGATTTTGAAATTGATTTACCTTCACAAAAATCTAAAAACTTATGGGCACCTCGTATAGATATGCGTGAATCTGCACATTCTTTTATAATCACTGCAGATCTTCCTGGTATTAAGAAGGAAGATATTAATGTAAATATTCACGACAATATTTTAACCATTAAAGGAGAAAGAAAATCCGAGACCCATAATGAAAGTGACAAACACTATATTAGTGAACGCTATCACGGACAATTTGAACGTTCGTTTTCACTCCCGCAAAGATCAATTGATAAAGAAAAAATTTCTGCTGAAATGAAAAATGGTGAACTCACAATTAATATAGCAAAAATACCGGAAGCTCAAAAAGAAGTTCGCAAAATAGAAATACGCTAA